Proteins from one Aureimonas sp. SA4125 genomic window:
- a CDS encoding DUF1194 domain-containing protein, with product MDVELVLAVDVSWSMDSGEQRLQRDGYVAAFRSPEVQQAILDGGNQRVAVTYVEWAGNFSQSVVVPWTLIGSKADADGFAYRLAEEEPARERRTSIASAIDFSAGLFDGNGFSGLRKVIDVSGDGPNNQGRAVNHARDDAVKRGITINGLPLMTSGESSGYLSWGSIPNLDTYYADCVIGGPGAFVIPVNDWAQFPDAVRRKLVMELASVWPAPPAQRVEAMPVAGRAAADCLIGERQWQQRQGLWIDDDK from the coding sequence GTGGACGTCGAACTGGTGCTGGCCGTCGACGTCTCCTGGTCGATGGATTCGGGCGAGCAGCGCCTGCAGCGCGACGGCTATGTCGCCGCCTTCCGTAGCCCGGAGGTCCAGCAGGCGATCCTCGACGGGGGCAACCAGCGGGTCGCCGTCACCTATGTCGAATGGGCCGGCAATTTCTCGCAGTCGGTTGTCGTGCCCTGGACGCTCATCGGTTCGAAGGCGGATGCCGACGGCTTTGCCTACCGGCTCGCCGAGGAGGAACCGGCGCGCGAGCGCCGGACGTCGATCGCCTCGGCCATCGACTTTTCCGCCGGCCTCTTCGACGGCAACGGTTTTTCCGGCCTGCGCAAGGTCATCGACGTGTCCGGCGACGGGCCGAACAACCAGGGGCGGGCGGTCAACCACGCCCGCGACGATGCGGTCAAACGCGGCATCACCATCAACGGCCTGCCGCTGATGACGTCGGGCGAGTCCTCGGGCTATCTCTCCTGGGGTTCCATACCCAACCTCGACACATACTATGCCGACTGCGTCATCGGCGGTCCCGGCGCCTTTGTCATTCCGGTCAACGACTGGGCCCAGTTTCCCGACGCCGTCCGACGCAAGCTGGTCATGGAACTCGCCAGCGTCTGGCCGGCGCCGCCGGCGCAACGGGTGGAAGCCATGCCCGTCGCCGGCCGCGCGGCGGCCGACTGCCTCATCGGCGAGCGCCAATGGCAGCAGCGCCAGGGTCTCTGGATCGACGACGACAAATAG